Proteins encoded by one window of Salmonirosea aquatica:
- a CDS encoding DUF3431 domain-containing protein, with product MKDISIELVVAHYHENLNWLKRVPCTIQKTIYSKAEAPLLLPHHILSNVGREAHSYLHHLVTRYHSLADYTVFCQGKPFDHAYDFHATLRKLAAGEFSDQSFVWLGHIIDTDTPDGLLFRQWSKNKVGDELDLAGLHQNLFGTSGPDSYPFVLGAQLIVSRKLVHAQPLPFYQKAFKLTTTFPNAAHGYERMWDRVFNVEGIDRKWLANRKTVYLKPIKRLG from the coding sequence ATGAAGGATATTTCGATAGAACTCGTCGTAGCCCACTATCATGAAAATCTTAATTGGTTGAAGCGTGTCCCCTGTACTATCCAGAAAACAATTTATTCCAAGGCAGAAGCTCCACTCCTCCTTCCTCATCACATCCTTTCCAATGTCGGACGTGAGGCCCATTCTTATCTACACCACTTAGTAACCCGCTACCATTCCCTAGCCGACTATACAGTTTTTTGTCAGGGAAAACCCTTTGACCATGCCTACGATTTCCATGCCACATTGCGCAAGCTGGCAGCGGGTGAATTCTCTGATCAATCTTTTGTTTGGTTGGGGCATATTATTGATACAGATACGCCCGATGGTTTGCTATTTCGGCAATGGTCAAAAAACAAGGTGGGTGATGAACTGGATCTGGCTGGATTACACCAGAATCTTTTCGGTACTTCAGGCCCAGATTCTTATCCGTTTGTGTTGGGAGCCCAGCTTATCGTTTCACGAAAATTAGTTCATGCTCAACCGCTTCCCTTTTACCAAAAAGCTTTTAAACTAACTACGACTTTTCCCAATGCTGCTCATGGTTACGAGCGAATGTGGGATCGGGTCTTTAATGTAGAAGGTATTGATCGGAAGTGGCTGGCTAATAGAAAAACGGTCTATCTGAAACCAATTAAACGGTTAGGCTAG
- a CDS encoding prephenate dehydrogenase translates to MIINIIGVGLLGGSFALALREKYPYLKIVGVDQSTVNQKIALAKGLVDEILPLEEALQKAELSVLATPVDSILQLLPHILDQIPAGRTVMDLGSTKEAICQIADTHPKRAQFVAVHPMAGTENSGPGAAFRELLPGKNVIICDAFKSHPDSSALVEALLRDAGMKIHYMTPAEHDLHLAYVSHLSHISSFALGLTVLVKEKDEKTIFDMASTGFSSTVRLAKSSPAMWAPIFDQNKENVSKALADYIDLLQRFKQAIDSQDIPQSMDFMVKANEIGRILSGIEKK, encoded by the coding sequence ATGATCATTAATATTATAGGCGTTGGTTTACTAGGTGGCTCATTCGCTTTAGCATTACGGGAAAAGTACCCCTATCTGAAAATCGTAGGCGTAGACCAGTCGACTGTTAACCAGAAAATAGCGTTGGCCAAAGGTCTCGTTGACGAAATTCTACCGTTAGAAGAAGCTCTGCAGAAAGCTGAACTTAGTGTATTGGCTACTCCCGTAGATAGTATCCTTCAGCTGCTGCCCCACATTCTAGATCAAATACCTGCTGGAAGGACAGTGATGGATCTCGGCTCCACGAAAGAAGCTATTTGCCAGATAGCCGACACACATCCTAAGCGCGCGCAGTTTGTAGCTGTACACCCAATGGCGGGGACTGAAAACTCTGGTCCCGGAGCAGCCTTCCGTGAGCTGCTGCCTGGCAAAAATGTCATCATCTGCGATGCTTTCAAAAGCCATCCCGATTCTTCGGCTTTGGTGGAGGCCTTACTGCGGGATGCTGGCATGAAAATACACTACATGACACCCGCCGAACATGATTTGCATTTAGCTTATGTTTCGCACCTCAGCCACATCAGTTCTTTCGCCTTAGGGCTGACGGTTTTGGTGAAAGAAAAAGATGAAAAGACGATTTTCGACATGGCGAGTACAGGCTTTTCTTCTACGGTGCGGCTTGCCAAAAGCTCTCCCGCGATGTGGGCTCCTATCTTTGACCAGAATAAAGAAAATGTGTCCAAAGCCCTTGCCGACTACATCGATTTATTGCAACGCTTCAAGCAGGCCATTGACAGCCAGGATATACCTCAAAGTATGGATTTCATGGTCAAAGCCAACGAAATTGGCCGGATTTTATCAGGCATCGAGAAGAAGTAG
- a CDS encoding pyridoxal phosphate-dependent aminotransferase: MIIEPAQRTRQTSEYYFSVKLAEVRKLLAEGHDVINLGIGNPDMMPSKSTLTTLGEAVQKPQAHGYQPYVGTPAFRQAIAGFYAHTYGVKLDPTTEILPLIGSKEGITHISLTFLDPGDEVLVPELGYPAYRAVSQMVGAVVKEYTLRENHGWQPDWAAMSALVTPRTKIMWLNYPHMPTGAPATPQLFEQAVAFAQEHKILLCHDNPYSLILNKKPPISLLSIEGAKEVAIELNSMSKSHNMAGWRLGWLAAAKPYVDSVLKIKSNVDSGMFQGVQEAAVAALQNSDDWHQQRNAVYEGRLEAAEALLTALGCTWDTAQEGMFLWGKLPETTESAEKLVNSLLIEKHIFIAPGFIFGPKGNRYIRLSLCTPKERIWEAAERVRQ; the protein is encoded by the coding sequence ATGATTATTGAACCCGCGCAACGAACTCGCCAGACCTCAGAATACTACTTTTCTGTAAAATTGGCCGAAGTGCGCAAGTTATTGGCTGAGGGCCATGACGTTATAAACCTAGGTATCGGCAATCCTGATATGATGCCCTCAAAGTCTACTCTGACTACCTTAGGTGAAGCAGTTCAAAAACCGCAGGCCCATGGCTATCAGCCTTACGTAGGTACCCCAGCGTTCCGGCAGGCCATTGCCGGGTTTTACGCCCATACCTACGGCGTTAAGCTCGATCCAACGACCGAAATCCTGCCCCTTATCGGCTCTAAAGAAGGTATCACTCATATTTCACTCACTTTTCTGGATCCAGGGGATGAAGTACTGGTACCCGAACTAGGGTACCCGGCCTACCGCGCCGTGAGTCAGATGGTTGGCGCTGTTGTAAAAGAGTATACTCTGCGTGAGAATCATGGCTGGCAGCCCGATTGGGCTGCAATGAGCGCGCTTGTGACGCCCCGCACTAAAATCATGTGGCTCAACTACCCCCACATGCCCACAGGCGCACCTGCCACGCCCCAGCTTTTCGAGCAGGCTGTCGCTTTTGCGCAGGAGCACAAAATTTTGCTATGTCACGACAATCCGTACAGTCTGATATTAAATAAGAAGCCGCCGATTAGTTTGCTTTCAATTGAGGGCGCCAAAGAAGTGGCGATCGAACTTAATTCCATGAGTAAATCACATAATATGGCCGGGTGGCGGCTTGGCTGGCTGGCAGCGGCGAAACCATACGTGGATTCTGTCTTGAAAATAAAAAGCAATGTGGATTCAGGCATGTTTCAGGGTGTTCAGGAAGCCGCGGTTGCCGCTCTACAAAACTCCGATGACTGGCACCAGCAGCGAAATGCCGTGTATGAAGGTAGGCTGGAAGCCGCAGAAGCTTTATTGACCGCTTTGGGCTGCACTTGGGATACAGCCCAGGAAGGCATGTTTTTATGGGGCAAGCTTCCGGAAACCACCGAGTCGGCGGAAAAACTTGTAAACTCGCTTCTGATCGAGAAGCACATTTTCATCGCACCCGGTTTTATTTTTGGTCCCAAAGGAAATCGGTACATTCGCCTGTCCCTATGTACCCCTAAGGAGAGAATCTGGGAAGCCGCGGAAAGAGTCAGGCAATAG
- a CDS encoding DUF4136 domain-containing protein, which yields MKSIMLILLGGWFVACSPSFQVQNDYDRSVNLKQFKTFWVQAEKNMTQDPLLGSELNRRRITDAVVQAMEAKGYRLDESNPELVVRYLTDVKDRQQVRSNNMSPYWWWYGPQNNVSTYSYEEGRFIVNIYQNRSDRMIWQGWASGKLKAPSKRDDRAAMMQGIIGDILRSFPQATSDTYSNEVGTR from the coding sequence ATGAAAAGTATAATGCTGATTCTGCTGGGAGGCTGGTTTGTTGCCTGTTCACCCTCCTTTCAGGTTCAAAACGATTATGACCGAAGTGTCAACCTGAAGCAGTTCAAAACCTTCTGGGTGCAAGCCGAGAAGAATATGACGCAGGACCCTCTGTTGGGTAGCGAATTGAACCGCCGCCGGATTACCGATGCGGTAGTGCAGGCAATGGAGGCTAAAGGATACCGGCTGGACGAAAGCAACCCTGAGCTGGTGGTGCGGTACTTGACCGATGTGAAAGACCGCCAACAGGTACGTTCTAACAACATGTCGCCCTACTGGTGGTGGTACGGTCCACAGAACAATGTCTCCACGTACAGCTACGAAGAAGGACGTTTCATTGTCAACATCTATCAGAACCGTAGCGACCGGATGATTTGGCAAGGTTGGGCGTCTGGTAAACTGAAGGCACCCAGCAAGCGTGATGACCGCGCTGCCATGATGCAGGGAATTATCGGCGATATTCTTCGCTCGTTCCCACAGGCTACCTCCGATACCTATTCCAATGAAGTAGGTACCCGGTAA
- a CDS encoding TlpA family protein disulfide reductase, translating to MKFLLSSLLALATLNTWAQNPAKITIKSAENTDYTYSLTLERPRFHETLGVGLSETEFEPVGTFDLSQQKEGTATVPISEPALVRLVRTPKNAATNTNPGGVRNESRTYLLYLIPNDDLTINVGNANELAFTGDHADRQVFLQNYFLDNHYQYLPAFSFNPRQIDNAAIVKQSDSLARLRTQQYEVFKAAHPADEAFDTFVNATTQVEGYLMQGIVKDREIRKNKAVKLTPEQRKELNAITLNNFKLFPDAALASAAYRNELKKWVMIPVTEKYSLEADPAALSPEAVAEVYQSSAEKLSGYPKQQEYLLTYWLNYASTALPSTQTARSLLTDFEKRYPGAAVNGYFSKLISAKEKLAQGSMAPDFTLLNKDSSAVSLSSLRGKPLAVAFAFNLKQHEPALKLLENAKGDSILFVYVSATPGIPFGTWKQYVEQRPNALHLYATDEQIEKLKESYAIEPRFPFMVIDSNGRIVNRWIPQDFPDNKALQAGLRQAK from the coding sequence ATGAAATTCTTACTTTCCAGCTTGCTGGCTTTGGCCACGCTGAATACCTGGGCGCAAAATCCGGCAAAAATTACCATCAAGTCAGCCGAGAATACCGACTATACCTATTCGCTTACCTTGGAGCGACCTCGCTTTCATGAAACGCTGGGGGTAGGATTATCCGAAACAGAATTCGAACCCGTGGGTACCTTCGATCTGAGCCAGCAGAAAGAAGGCACGGCCACCGTGCCTATCAGCGAACCGGCGCTGGTGCGGCTGGTAAGGACTCCCAAAAACGCCGCTACCAATACCAATCCTGGCGGCGTGCGTAATGAGAGTCGTACCTACCTGCTGTACCTCATTCCGAACGACGACCTGACGATTAATGTCGGCAACGCAAATGAATTGGCTTTTACGGGCGATCACGCGGATCGGCAGGTCTTTTTACAAAATTATTTTCTGGACAATCATTACCAGTACCTACCTGCGTTCAGCTTCAATCCCCGGCAAATCGACAATGCGGCCATCGTGAAACAAAGCGATAGCCTGGCGCGGCTACGTACCCAGCAATACGAAGTATTCAAGGCGGCGCATCCGGCCGATGAAGCCTTCGATACCTTTGTAAATGCTACTACCCAAGTCGAGGGGTACCTGATGCAGGGTATTGTGAAAGATCGGGAAATACGGAAAAATAAGGCCGTAAAACTGACGCCCGAACAACGTAAAGAACTGAATGCCATTACGCTGAATAATTTTAAGCTCTTCCCTGATGCCGCTCTGGCTAGTGCAGCCTACCGCAATGAATTGAAAAAGTGGGTGATGATTCCGGTGACCGAAAAGTACTCGCTGGAAGCCGATCCGGCGGCCCTCAGTCCGGAAGCAGTGGCAGAAGTATACCAAAGCAGTGCCGAAAAACTCAGTGGCTATCCCAAACAGCAGGAGTATCTCCTTACCTATTGGCTCAATTACGCTTCCACCGCCCTACCCTCTACGCAGACGGCCCGGAGCTTGCTTACCGATTTTGAAAAAAGGTACCCTGGGGCAGCGGTAAATGGGTACTTTTCCAAACTGATTTCGGCAAAAGAAAAACTGGCCCAGGGTAGTATGGCACCTGATTTCACATTACTGAACAAGGACAGTTCGGCCGTATCCCTCAGCAGCTTGCGCGGGAAGCCGCTGGCCGTGGCTTTTGCCTTTAACCTGAAACAGCACGAACCGGCGCTCAAGCTTTTGGAAAATGCCAAGGGTGACAGTATACTGTTCGTCTATGTGAGTGCAACGCCGGGCATTCCCTTTGGTACCTGGAAACAATATGTAGAGCAGCGGCCAAACGCTCTGCATTTGTACGCGACAGACGAACAAATAGAAAAACTAAAAGAGTCGTACGCCATCGAGCCACGTTTTCCCTTTATGGTAATCGATTCCAATGGCCGGATTGTAAACCGCTGGATTCCTCAGGATTTCCCCGATAACAAGGCGCTACAGGCCGGATTGCGTCAGGCAAAATAG
- a CDS encoding FAD-linked oxidase C-terminal domain-containing protein, translated as MTRPTFLQFNTLRADFSGELYYDTSTTHEAIRRLYATDASVYQELPLAVALPRHEEDIRRLIAFATRHHITLIPRAAGTSLAGQVVGNGLVVDISKYFDKILEVNAEEKWVRVQPGVIRDDLNKHLAPYGLLFGPETSTASRAMIGGMIGNNSCGLHSIVWGSTRDHLLEVKVLLADGSEAVFSESTTPDFLQKVAATSANSKRQQAIYAGMWGIISNPIDQELIEKSFPKKSVTRRNSGYALDSLNTGESINLARLIAGSEGTLCFITEAKLNLVDLPPAAVGVVCVHTRSLAETLHANRVAMRHAPKASELVDKYIMDFTKEHHEYSKNRFFLEGDPAALLLVEFWGDTEEQVQKLALAFTDDLKLEALCYAYPLLFGADATKAWDIRKAGLGLIRNLPGDTQPVNLIEDCAVAVEDLPDYIADLEQVLARHQLHASYYAHAGAGQLHVEPMINLKTSEGKHKFREVLADTAVLVKKYRGALSGEHGDGRLRGEFIPFMMGDEVYELFRQVKRIWDPAGVFNANKIVDTPPMNESLRYVPDAVQPKIDTVFDFSREEGILRLTEKCSGSGDCRKTELTGGTMCPSYMATRRERDTTRARANILRQYYTKGTPDHKKEMAATDADMVKEVLDLCLSCKGCKAECPSSVDVGKMKAEFTQHYHDTHGIPLRSRLVAGFTKQMERAMWVPWAYNAVIGTPFLRRLANRVVGFHPDRTMPSLSATTLRKWFEKRKKKTHDQGTPSRLVYLFCDEFINFNDVEVGKKAVLLLEELGYEVRIPSHVESGRTYLSKGLVKEAQEIANRNVRLLSKMVHDECPLIGIEPSAILTFRDEYPDLVKPELREDARQLAQNALLFEEFVAREMEKKAITSAQFTTEKKALKLHGHCHQKALSTLSVAKKILSLPLNYTVQLIPSGCCGMAGSFGYEAEHYELSMQIGELVLFPTVRRQPDDVLIAASGTSCRHQIKDGTGRKALHPVEILWEALKK; from the coding sequence ATGACCCGACCTACCTTTTTACAATTCAATACCTTACGTGCCGATTTTTCGGGCGAACTATATTACGACACTTCCACTACCCATGAAGCCATCCGGCGACTTTACGCCACGGATGCCTCGGTCTACCAGGAACTACCCCTGGCCGTAGCTCTGCCGCGCCACGAGGAGGATATCCGGCGGCTGATCGCTTTCGCCACCCGCCACCACATAACCCTCATTCCCCGTGCGGCGGGTACCTCGCTGGCCGGACAAGTGGTAGGAAATGGCCTGGTAGTGGATATTTCCAAATATTTTGACAAGATACTGGAAGTCAATGCGGAGGAAAAATGGGTACGCGTACAGCCCGGGGTCATTCGCGACGACCTCAACAAACACCTGGCTCCCTACGGCTTGCTGTTTGGCCCTGAAACTTCTACGGCCAGCCGGGCCATGATCGGCGGTATGATCGGGAACAACTCCTGCGGGTTGCACTCCATTGTCTGGGGAAGCACCCGCGACCATCTGCTGGAGGTGAAGGTACTGCTGGCCGACGGTTCCGAAGCCGTTTTCTCGGAATCCACTACCCCGGATTTTTTGCAAAAGGTAGCAGCCACTTCTGCTAATAGCAAACGCCAGCAAGCCATTTATGCCGGAATGTGGGGAATTATTTCCAACCCTATCGATCAGGAATTAATCGAAAAAAGCTTTCCTAAAAAATCGGTAACCCGGCGCAACTCCGGCTATGCGCTGGACAGCCTGAACACCGGAGAATCCATCAACCTGGCCCGGCTCATTGCGGGTTCGGAGGGTACCCTCTGCTTCATCACCGAAGCCAAACTCAACTTAGTCGACCTGCCACCTGCCGCTGTGGGCGTAGTCTGCGTGCATACCCGTTCGCTGGCCGAAACTCTGCACGCCAACCGCGTGGCGATGCGGCACGCTCCAAAAGCCTCCGAGCTGGTAGACAAGTACATTATGGATTTTACCAAGGAACACCATGAGTACTCCAAAAATCGCTTTTTCCTGGAAGGCGATCCCGCTGCCCTGCTGCTGGTGGAGTTCTGGGGCGATACGGAAGAGCAGGTGCAAAAACTAGCTTTGGCTTTCACAGACGATTTGAAGCTGGAAGCCCTGTGCTACGCCTACCCCCTGCTGTTCGGGGCAGATGCCACTAAGGCCTGGGATATTCGTAAAGCCGGACTGGGGCTGATCCGTAATCTACCGGGCGATACACAACCCGTCAACCTGATTGAAGACTGCGCTGTAGCCGTAGAGGATTTGCCCGACTATATCGCAGATTTGGAACAAGTACTGGCCCGCCACCAGCTTCATGCCTCTTACTACGCTCACGCCGGGGCGGGACAACTGCACGTGGAGCCTATGATCAACCTTAAGACCAGCGAGGGAAAACACAAATTTCGCGAGGTTCTGGCCGATACGGCCGTACTGGTGAAAAAGTACCGGGGCGCGCTATCGGGCGAACACGGCGATGGTCGCCTGCGTGGCGAATTCATTCCGTTTATGATGGGCGACGAGGTATACGAATTGTTCCGGCAGGTCAAGCGCATCTGGGATCCGGCGGGTGTTTTCAATGCCAACAAGATTGTGGACACGCCGCCCATGAACGAGTCGCTGCGCTACGTACCCGACGCGGTTCAGCCCAAAATCGATACCGTGTTCGATTTCTCACGAGAAGAAGGCATCCTGCGACTGACCGAAAAGTGCAGTGGCTCCGGCGACTGCCGCAAAACCGAACTAACCGGGGGTACCATGTGTCCCAGCTACATGGCCACCCGCCGCGAGCGCGACACCACGCGCGCCCGTGCCAATATTCTGCGGCAGTACTATACCAAAGGTACCCCTGATCATAAAAAGGAAATGGCCGCCACCGATGCCGACATGGTGAAGGAGGTGCTGGATCTGTGTCTTTCGTGCAAGGGCTGCAAAGCCGAATGTCCATCGAGTGTGGATGTGGGCAAAATGAAGGCCGAGTTTACCCAGCACTACCACGATACTCACGGAATTCCGTTGCGGTCGCGGCTGGTCGCGGGCTTCACCAAGCAGATGGAACGGGCCATGTGGGTACCCTGGGCCTACAATGCTGTAATAGGTACCCCCTTTCTCAGACGACTGGCCAACCGGGTGGTAGGTTTTCATCCCGATCGCACCATGCCTAGTTTGTCGGCCACGACGTTGAGAAAATGGTTTGAAAAAAGAAAGAAAAAAACGCATGACCAGGGTACCCCCTCTCGGCTGGTGTACCTTTTCTGTGACGAATTTATCAATTTCAACGATGTGGAGGTAGGTAAGAAAGCGGTGCTTTTGCTGGAGGAACTCGGTTATGAAGTCCGTATTCCCAGCCATGTGGAGTCGGGACGTACCTACCTGTCAAAAGGTCTGGTGAAAGAAGCGCAGGAAATCGCCAATCGTAACGTCCGGCTTTTAAGTAAGATGGTACATGACGAGTGTCCACTGATCGGTATCGAGCCTTCGGCTATCCTGACGTTCCGCGATGAGTACCCCGACTTGGTCAAGCCCGAACTACGGGAAGATGCCCGGCAGCTGGCGCAGAATGCACTTTTATTTGAGGAATTCGTGGCCCGGGAAATGGAGAAAAAAGCCATCACCAGTGCGCAGTTTACCACCGAAAAGAAGGCACTGAAACTTCATGGGCATTGCCATCAGAAAGCATTGTCGACACTGTCGGTCGCGAAGAAAATTCTGTCTTTGCCGCTCAATTATACGGTGCAGCTTATTCCGAGCGGCTGCTGTGGTATGGCCGGGAGTTTCGGCTACGAGGCGGAACACTACGAACTTTCGATGCAGATCGGTGAATTGGTACTGTTTCCCACTGTGCGTCGGCAGCCCGACGACGTGCTCATCGCCGCCTCGGGAACCAGTTGCCGCCACCAGATAAAAGACGGAACCGGACGCAAAGCCTTGCATCCGGTCGAGATTTTGTGGGAAGCCTTAAAAAAATAG
- a CDS encoding McrB family protein, with product MNPKEQKQQLIDKIREIKHPEACLLFFRLLKDMLDITNLADSDPRLSIVVLKNAPGISVNINVYLALRLTKTRSEGLRLWFVFPKEYFQQESSPLTRAGGFETRLNGPQADYVWLPLPFADADLDRYDPEAKQQWENCLLEFVEKARRSPHIKKHNSAAYKAAVDESYRGEIIAAATSGWQQGRVEEGQPTYNALPEGTSPPVVRPDIPLNYLLYGPPGTGKTFRVQQMRALFSDAHFVAFHPSYSYEEFVEGIRPDLVGGQLHYQVKKGIFYEACLEALRKVGYSSFESYLDDTPTRRAERTAAAPAHLLIIDEINRANLPAVMGELITLLEPDKRLGAERELWLTLPYSRSRFGIPANLYVAGTLNTADRSIALLDTALRRRFQFEEVPPNPDLLAGLVLEGIDMPQMLRVMNKRIEALYDRDHALGHAYLLGVTSHETLCGMFRQRIIPLLREYFYDDWEKIRLVLGDNEAWGKSYDEQLVRRAPLRERDLFGEEILTHSDPYTYELNTALSQGHFHLLPKEAFIRIYQKPPS from the coding sequence ATGAATCCAAAAGAGCAGAAACAACAATTGATTGATAAAATCCGTGAAATAAAGCATCCCGAGGCTTGTCTGCTTTTTTTTCGGCTTTTAAAAGATATGCTGGACATCACCAATCTGGCCGACTCCGATCCGCGGCTCTCGATTGTGGTGCTCAAAAATGCCCCTGGTATCTCGGTCAATATCAATGTGTACCTGGCCTTGCGGCTCACCAAAACCCGAAGTGAGGGCCTGCGGCTATGGTTTGTTTTTCCCAAGGAGTACTTTCAGCAGGAAAGTTCGCCCCTGACCCGGGCGGGCGGCTTTGAAACCCGTCTGAACGGCCCTCAGGCTGACTACGTGTGGCTACCCTTACCTTTTGCCGATGCCGATCTGGATCGGTATGATCCCGAAGCCAAGCAACAGTGGGAAAACTGTCTGCTGGAATTTGTGGAAAAGGCCCGGCGTAGTCCGCATATCAAAAAACATAATTCGGCAGCCTACAAAGCGGCGGTGGACGAATCCTACCGGGGCGAAATCATCGCCGCTGCTACATCCGGTTGGCAGCAGGGTAGGGTGGAGGAAGGACAACCGACCTATAACGCACTACCCGAAGGTACCTCACCGCCCGTTGTGAGACCCGATATCCCCCTCAATTACCTGCTCTACGGCCCGCCGGGAACGGGCAAAACTTTTCGGGTACAGCAAATGCGCGCCCTATTTTCGGATGCGCATTTTGTGGCGTTCCATCCTTCCTATAGCTATGAGGAGTTTGTGGAAGGCATACGGCCCGATCTCGTAGGTGGACAACTTCACTATCAGGTCAAAAAAGGCATCTTCTACGAGGCCTGCCTGGAAGCCCTTCGGAAGGTAGGGTACTCTTCGTTCGAAAGCTACCTGGACGATACTCCCACTCGCCGGGCGGAGCGCACGGCCGCCGCTCCGGCGCATCTCCTGATCATCGATGAGATCAACCGCGCCAATTTGCCAGCGGTGATGGGAGAATTGATCACCCTACTCGAACCCGACAAACGGCTGGGGGCCGAACGCGAACTATGGCTTACGCTGCCCTATTCGCGGAGTCGGTTTGGGATTCCGGCCAATCTTTATGTGGCAGGTACCCTCAACACTGCCGACCGCTCCATCGCCCTGCTGGATACAGCCTTGCGTCGCCGTTTCCAGTTTGAGGAGGTACCTCCCAACCCCGATCTGCTTGCCGGGCTTGTGCTCGAAGGAATCGATATGCCGCAGATGCTACGAGTCATGAACAAGCGCATCGAAGCCCTCTACGACCGGGACCACGCCCTTGGCCATGCCTATTTGCTTGGGGTAACTTCCCATGAGACGCTTTGCGGCATGTTTCGCCAACGAATCATCCCCCTGCTGCGGGAGTATTTTTATGACGATTGGGAAAAAATCCGCCTGGTGCTGGGCGACAACGAAGCCTGGGGTAAAAGCTACGATGAACAACTCGTCCGCCGCGCGCCGCTTCGGGAACGGGACCTTTTTGGTGAAGAAATTCTTACCCATTCCGATCCTTATACCTACGAATTGAACACAGCCCTGAGTCAGGGCCACTTTCACCTCCTTCCCAAGGAAGCTTTTATCCGTATTTATCAAAAACCTCCATCCTAG
- a CDS encoding ScyD/ScyE family protein, whose product MMNFKSPLLGSLVAAFLLTGCEDHRIPAVQTIQVTPFASGLAGPIGLEKDAGGHIWVAEAGSGQNDGRISMLTPDGKAHPVITGFDSEVIMGGELNGLNHILFADGVLYILGAHSKLYKANVVGFKPGDTPMLAKDLPVEDMQQFILDYNFAQDTQDTHLYNMTVGPNGDLYFTDAGANALIRRTKAGVWSVFAVIPGITNPTPVGPPFVESVPTGIVFDGQKFLVSTLLGFPFPANASIIYQVDQAGAVSVYQGGFTSLVDINLTTDPGALVVQHGVFGAMGFAPNTGQIRRVANNGSSVAVDGLNLPTDLVQMDAHTYYVSGLDGNVQKVTY is encoded by the coding sequence ATGATGAACTTCAAATCTCCCCTCTTGGGCAGCCTGGTGGCTGCTTTTCTGCTTACCGGTTGCGAAGACCACCGCATTCCCGCCGTCCAAACAATCCAGGTAACTCCTTTTGCTTCCGGGCTAGCCGGACCCATCGGCCTCGAAAAGGACGCCGGTGGGCATATCTGGGTGGCGGAGGCCGGTTCCGGCCAAAACGACGGCCGGATTTCGATGCTGACACCCGATGGCAAGGCTCATCCCGTCATCACCGGTTTCGATTCGGAAGTCATCATGGGCGGTGAACTGAACGGGCTCAACCACATCCTGTTTGCCGACGGCGTGCTGTACATCCTGGGCGCCCATAGCAAGCTCTACAAAGCTAATGTCGTCGGCTTCAAGCCCGGTGATACACCTATGCTGGCCAAAGACCTGCCCGTAGAAGACATGCAGCAGTTCATCCTCGATTACAATTTTGCGCAGGATACCCAGGATACGCACCTGTACAACATGACTGTGGGGCCAAACGGAGACCTGTACTTCACTGATGCGGGGGCCAATGCCCTCATTCGGCGCACCAAGGCGGGCGTGTGGAGTGTATTTGCGGTCATCCCGGGTATCACCAACCCTACGCCGGTAGGTCCTCCTTTTGTGGAGAGTGTTCCGACAGGCATCGTTTTCGACGGGCAGAAGTTCCTGGTAAGTACCTTGCTGGGCTTTCCTTTTCCGGCCAATGCTTCTATTATTTACCAGGTGGATCAGGCTGGAGCGGTTTCTGTTTACCAGGGAGGATTTACGAGTTTAGTCGATATCAACCTGACTACCGATCCCGGTGCTCTCGTCGTACAGCACGGAGTGTTTGGGGCCATGGGATTTGCTCCCAATACGGGCCAAATACGTCGGGTAGCTAACAACGGCAGCTCCGTAGCGGTGGACGGGCTGAACCTGCCGACCGACCTGGTGCAGATGGACGCCCACACCTACTACGTGAGCGGGCTCGATGGCAACGTCCAGAAAGTGACCTATTAG